In the genome of Asterias amurensis chromosome 16, ASM3211899v1, one region contains:
- the LOC139949015 gene encoding allatostatin-A receptor-like isoform X3 produces MNKTFDMNSTFHMNSTFHMNQTFDMNSTFDATTPFGMTTVVDVTTAVRNDTNTTMSTTSAPYTGWQWQDICKVIVGIVGIIGNSLVIAVYTSKRKRKNTTNVLILALAIADLISSIFFIPLPVPAYVPKNAWGEIYCRVIHTKAIQWMSIEASVYTLTLLSVERYMAVVHPVRYRVIFRESRPRRFVWAIWLFALIVKSFNFYNTIIVDNVCIYIEFPKGFNVFLGIGVALVEYFIPIIVMIVTNTVTIRALRAQARNLQQHGSNHNAKERGPAQSVLRTRRKIIHMVLIVIISFIVCWTPNQISLLLINLDILSVQTYFFSDTHQAFIILAFTNSCANPIIYTFKNKNFRNSMVQLFVRKTNRVSDEGTDHGNDDTAGVSDPTPGVNTISKTTGTRAGTRQSPPALADDKSYNTEVVE; encoded by the coding sequence ATGAACAAAACATTCGACATGAATTCAACATTTCACATGAACTCAACATTCCACATGAACCAAACTTTCGACATGAACTCAACTTTTGATGCGACCACACCATTCGGCATGACCACAGTAGTCGACGTGACCACAGCGGTCAGGAACGACACCAACACAACGATGTCAACAACTTCTGCACCATATACCGGCTGGCAATGGCAGGACATATGCAAAGTGATAGTTGGCATTGTTGGTATCATCGGTAACTCACTCGTCATCGCAGTCTACACCAGCAAAAGAAAACgaaaaaacaccacaaatgtCCTTATCCTAGCCTTGGCAATCGCCGATTTGATCAGCTCAATTTTTTTCATTCCTCTACCGGTTCCAGCATATGTACCCAAAAACGCATGGGGTGAGATTTACTGCCGGGTTATACACACTAAAGCTATACAGTGGATGTCTATAGAGGCGTCGGTGTACACATTGACTCTGCTATCGGTTGAGCGTTACATGGCTGTCGTACACCCCGTTCGTTACAGGGTGATATTTCGCGAGTCACGTCCTCGACGTTTCGTCTGGGCAATCTGGCTCTTTGCTCTTATCGTCAAGTCATTTAACTTCTACAACACCATTATCGTGGATAACGTTTGCATCTATATCGAGTTCCCGAAAGGATTCAATGTTTTCCTGGGTATTGGTGTTGCTCTGGTTGAGTATTTTATACCTATAATTGTGATGATTGTAACTAACACAGTGACGATAAGAGCGTTGAGAGCCCAGGCGCGTAATCTACAACAGCATGGCTCGAACCACAACGCGAAGGAAAGAGGCCCGGCTCAGTCGGTGCTCCGAACCCGCCGGAAAATCATCCACATGGTCCTCATTGTTATTATCTCCTTCATTGTTTGTTGGACACCAAACCAGATATCACTTCTTCTCATCAACCTCGACATCTTATCCGTTCAAACTTATTTCTTTAGCGACACCCACCAGGCGTTTATTATTCTTGCCTTCACAAACAGCTGCGCCAATCCCATCATCTACAcgttcaaaaataaaaacttcaggAACTCCATGGTGCAGCTTTTTGTACGTAAAACCAACAGGGTGTCTGATGAGGGAACCGATCATGGTAATGATGATACGGCTGGTGTTAGCGACCCTACACCTGGTGTCAATACTATCAGTAAAACAACGGGTACACGGGCTGGAACGCGCCAATCGCCACCGGCATTGGCAGATGATAAGTCGTACAATACTGAAGTGGTCGAATAA